From the Actinomadura luzonensis genome, the window TACGGACGTGGATCGCCACGGCCGACACGTTCTTCGTCGCCACCGGCGTCGAAGGGCTCGGCACGGACGCCTCCCACCGCGGCGGCAACCCCGGCTTCGTGCGGGTGACCGGGCCGGCGTCGCTGACGTTCCCGGACTACGTGGGCAACGGCATGTTCATGACGCTCGGGAACCTGGAGCTGAACCCGGCCGCCGGGCTGCTCTTCCTGGACTGGGAGCACGGGGAGACGCTGCACCTGACCGGGCGGGCCGAGGTGTCGTGGGACCCCGGCGGGGTGCCGGGGGCGCAGCGGCTCGTGCACTTCACGCTGACGGAGTACGTGCACGCCACCGGGGTCGCGGCCGCCGGCTGGACCCCGCCCGGGTACCACCGGTTCAACCCACCGGCCGGCTGACCCCGGCCGGTCGTGCCGCTCAGGGGGCGGGCGCGGCGAACCGCACACCACGACCGCGCCCGCCCTCTGCTCGGTCATCCGCTTCCTGGTCCTTGATCTGGTTCCGCGCGAGCAACGCCGCCAGCGCCTCGCCCTCCTCCGCGACGCCGGCTCGTTCGCCGCGGGACAGCTCGCGCAGCGGGGTGACGACCACGGCGCCGCCGTCGACGTGCCAGGTCGCGGCCACCCGGCCGTCCACCAGCACCATGCGCGCCCCGGTGACCGACAGCCCGCGATGCTCGTCCGGGATGATCCGGCCGCGATCGTGGTAGCCGAGGATCGCGTTGTCGAACGCGGGCAGGAACCGCACCGGAGCGGGGACCCCGGGATCGGGGCGCGGCGCGTCCGGCAGGTCCAGCAGCACCCGGCCCCGCTCGTCCCGGAAGGTCACCAGCTCGTCCCGCATCGCCGTCACGGCGGCCGGCAACCCGGCGAGACCGCTCCAGGCCCGGACGTCGGCCACGGCGGCGGGCCCGAACGCCGCCAGGTACCGCCGCACGAGCGCCCGTCCGGTCTGATCGTCCCCCTCGGGACCGGGGTGGCGGTCGAGGTCGCGCCCCAGCCACGCCGACATCAGCACGTTCCGCACGCCCGCCCTCGCCCGCCAGAGCCGCCGCGCCGGGACCGGCGGGCTCCTCGAACGGCCACCGATCGACCACCTCGCGCACCAGCTCGCTCATCGAGCGCGCCTCGCCGTCCGCCATCACGGCCCGCCCGAGCCCCGCCAGCGCGTCCAGGTCCAGCCCGGCCAGCTCGTGACGGTAGGTGCCCAGCACCCGCTGCCGCAACATGCGTCCGCACCACCCGCCGCCCCGTGAGCAGCGCCGAGAGCGCCGCCGGGTCGAAGGCCCGCAACCGCGACCAGAGCCCGACGAACGGCTCCTGCGGCTCCTGCGCCTGCAACCCGCACAGGTGCGCGACGGCGTCGAGCACGGGCAGATCCGCGCGGTCGAGCAGCAGCTGCCGCGCCAACGTCGCCCGGTTCAGCGCCCGCCCGTCCAGAACCCCGGCCATCTCTCGGCCCTCCCATCCGTTCGTCCCGAATGCGCACCAGATCGGCCCCCACGGCGACCGCTCACTTCGACGACGGCCGCCACCAAGGGCGATCGGTCAGGAGGCGCCGTCCGCGCTCGCGGCGACGTCCACGACCCAGGTGACGCCGAAGCGGTCCTTGAGCATCCCGTAGAGGGGCGCCCACTGCGCGGGACCGAGCGGGTGGACGGCGTCGTCCGGCCTCGCCCGGCACTCACGCTCGCAGGCGAAGCGGCCAGGTTGTGTCCCCTTCTCCCACGCCTTTTTCGGAGACCACCAGAACAAGCCCGGCCGCCATCAGTCGGCGAGCCGCTTCTCGAACCAGTGGTGCGCGTACCGCTCCTCATTGAACGGCGGC encodes:
- a CDS encoding DNA glycosylase AlkZ-like family protein, which encodes MRNVLMSAWLGRDLDRHPGPEGDDQTGRALVRRYLAAFGPAAVADVRAWSGLAGLPAAVTAMRDELVTFRDERGRVLLDLPDAPRPDPGVPAPVRFLPAFDNAILGYHDRGRIIPDEHRGLSVTGARMVLVDGRVAATWHVDGGAVVVTPLRELSRGERAGVAEEGEALAALLARNQIKDQEADDRAEGGRGRGVRFAAPAP
- a CDS encoding DNA glycosylase AlkZ-like family protein yields the protein MAGVLDGRALNRATLARQLLLDRADLPVLDAVAHLCGLQAQEPQEPFVGLWSRLRAFDPAALSALLTGRRVVRTHVAAAGAGHLPSRAGRAGPGRAGGARAGRDGGRRGALDERAGARGGRSVAVRGARRSRRGGSGGRGRACGTC